The Orrella daihaiensis genome contains the following window.
TCGATCAGGGCGTAACGCATCTCCCAGGCCACTAGCTGCAGCGCCTGGGAAACGTTCAGTGAGCTGTAGGCCGGGTTGGCGGGAATGTGACAGACTCGTTGGCATAATGCCACCTGTTCATTGGTAAGCCCCGCCCGTTCGCATCCAAAGACCATAGCGACCCGGTGATTGGCCTGTTGTAGATGTTCACGAGCCATGGCGGCAGCCTCGCGAATATCGCATGCTGGCGGCCCAAGGTCGCGGGCCCGCGCTGTCAGCGCAAATGCCAAGGTGATCGGCGCTAGAGTCTGTCCGAGTTCGGGTGCGGTCTGGATTTTTTCCAACACGTCTGTCGCCCCGCTGGCCAAGGCGATCGCCTCAGGTGCTTGCGGCATGTCCGATGACTGCGGCGCGGCTAGCCAAAGGTCATCAAACCCCATATTCTTCACTGCGCGGGCAGCAGAACCGACATTTCCAGGGTGGCTGGGCTCGGTCAACACGAATCGAACCCGAGAGAACGCAGAAGTCATCTAAAATCCTAGGTTTAACGTCGAAATAAATAAAGTTGGTTACATGCATCCAATGCTCAATACCGCCGTCAAGGCGGCT
Protein-coding sequences here:
- a CDS encoding RNA methyltransferase, with the protein product MTSAFSRVRFVLTEPSHPGNVGSAARAVKNMGFDDLWLAAPQSSDMPQAPEAIALASGATDVLEKIQTAPELGQTLAPITLAFALTARARDLGPPACDIREAAAMAREHLQQANHRVAMVFGCERAGLTNEQVALCQRVCHIPANPAYSSLNVSQALQLVAWEMRYALIDPADRLPSTPDIKPDPGKAAASGESIQALFAHWEEALIAVKFLDPAHPKKLVPRMQHLLQRSGLSQDEVDMLRGLCTAMIKAAQQK